The following proteins are encoded in a genomic region of Aquifex aeolicus VF5:
- a CDS encoding sodium-dependent transporter produces the protein MEVKREHWATRLGLILAMAGNAVGLGNFLRFPVQAAENGGGAFMIPYIIAFLLVGIPLMWIEWAMGRYGGAQGHGTTPAIFYLLWRNRFAKILGVFGLWIPLVVAIYYVYIESWTLGFAIKFLVGLVPEPPPNATDPDSILRPFKEFLYSYIGVPKGDEPILKPSLFAYIVFLITMFINVSILIRGISKGIERFAKIAMPTLFILAVFLVIRVFLLETPNGTAADGLNFLWTPDFEKLKDPGVWIAAVGQIFFTLSLGFGAIITYASYVRKDQDIVLSGLTAATLNEKAEVILGGSISIPAAVAFFGVANAVAIAKAGAFNLGFITLPAIFSQTAGGTFLGFLWFFLLFFAGLTSSIAIMQPMIAFLEDELKLSRKHAVLWTAAIVFFSAHLVMFLNKSLDEMDFWAGTIGVVFFGLTELIIFFWIFGADKAWEEINRGGIIKVPRIYYYVMRYITPAFLAVLLVVWAREYIPKIMEETHWTVWITRFYIIGLFLFLTFLVFLAERRRNHESA, from the coding sequence ATGGAAGTTAAAAGGGAACACTGGGCGACGCGACTCGGTTTAATCCTCGCGATGGCGGGGAACGCGGTAGGACTTGGTAATTTCCTCAGATTTCCCGTTCAAGCTGCGGAAAACGGTGGCGGGGCTTTCATGATCCCATACATAATAGCCTTCCTCCTCGTGGGTATTCCTCTTATGTGGATAGAGTGGGCTATGGGAAGATACGGGGGAGCTCAGGGACACGGAACCACACCAGCTATTTTTTACCTCCTCTGGAGAAACAGGTTTGCTAAAATTCTTGGAGTTTTCGGACTCTGGATACCTCTGGTGGTAGCCATATACTACGTTTACATAGAGAGCTGGACACTAGGTTTTGCGATAAAGTTTTTGGTAGGGTTAGTTCCAGAACCTCCGCCAAACGCCACGGATCCCGATTCCATTCTCAGACCCTTTAAAGAATTTCTGTACTCCTACATCGGAGTTCCTAAAGGAGATGAGCCGATTTTGAAACCTTCACTTTTTGCGTACATAGTCTTTTTAATAACTATGTTCATTAACGTTTCCATTCTCATAAGGGGTATATCCAAGGGTATAGAGAGGTTTGCAAAAATAGCTATGCCCACGCTCTTTATCCTCGCGGTTTTTCTGGTCATCAGGGTCTTTTTACTGGAAACCCCCAACGGCACCGCGGCGGACGGACTTAACTTCCTTTGGACTCCCGACTTTGAGAAATTAAAGGACCCGGGCGTCTGGATAGCGGCTGTAGGACAAATATTCTTCACCCTGAGTCTTGGTTTTGGAGCTATAATCACTTACGCCTCTTACGTGAGAAAGGATCAGGACATTGTCCTCAGCGGACTTACGGCGGCGACGTTGAACGAAAAGGCTGAGGTAATACTGGGTGGTTCTATTTCCATACCCGCTGCGGTTGCTTTCTTCGGAGTTGCAAATGCGGTTGCGATTGCAAAGGCGGGAGCCTTTAACCTCGGTTTTATAACCCTACCCGCCATATTCTCCCAAACGGCCGGAGGAACCTTTTTAGGATTTCTGTGGTTCTTCCTCCTCTTCTTCGCAGGACTCACTTCTTCAATAGCTATAATGCAACCGATGATAGCCTTCTTAGAGGACGAACTAAAGCTTAGCAGAAAACACGCTGTTCTCTGGACCGCGGCTATAGTTTTCTTCAGTGCACACCTTGTGATGTTCTTAAACAAGTCCCTTGACGAGATGGACTTCTGGGCGGGAACGATAGGGGTTGTTTTCTTTGGTCTCACAGAGCTCATAATCTTCTTCTGGATTTTCGGAGCGGATAAAGCTTGGGAGGAGATAAACAGGGGCGGAATTATTAAAGTTCCCAGAATTTATTATTACGTAATGAGGTATATAACCCCCGCTTTCCTCGCGGTGCTCCTCGTTGTGTGGGCACGGGAGTACATACCGAAGATCATGGAAGAGACCCACTGGACCGTGTGGATAACACGCTTTTACATAATAGGGCTTTTCCTCTTCCTCACTTTCCTCGTTTTCTTAGCTGAACGGAGAAGAAACCATGAGAGTGCTTAA
- the sppA gene encoding signal peptide peptidase SppA codes for MKEFILSKFPVGHRIAVLKLSGVIVNPYPLVNKIERLKDSKNVVALVLRVDSPGGSVGASQEIYRAIERFKSAGKPVVISMGNVAASGGYYVSAAGNYIFANEGTITGSIGVIIQHVAYKKLVEKLGIEATAIKTGKFKDTLSPFRELTQEEKEYLQNLVNEALEQFIQAILKYRSNKISEEKLREIADGRIFTGRQALELGLVDELGSLYDAIEKAKELSGYRDAKPVFIQEEKSLLKRLVGADLEEIKIINAYTPLFYLMDY; via the coding sequence GTGAAAGAATTCATTCTCTCCAAATTCCCGGTAGGTCACAGGATAGCGGTATTAAAACTTTCAGGAGTAATAGTAAACCCTTATCCTCTTGTTAATAAGATAGAAAGGTTAAAGGATTCTAAAAACGTTGTAGCCTTGGTTTTAAGGGTTGACAGTCCTGGAGGTTCTGTGGGAGCCTCTCAGGAGATATACAGGGCTATAGAGCGATTCAAGAGCGCGGGAAAGCCCGTAGTTATCTCTATGGGAAACGTTGCGGCCTCGGGGGGTTATTACGTTTCCGCAGCGGGGAATTACATATTTGCAAACGAAGGGACTATAACGGGTAGTATAGGAGTCATAATCCAGCATGTGGCTTATAAAAAACTCGTAGAAAAACTGGGAATAGAAGCAACAGCTATAAAGACGGGAAAGTTCAAGGACACTCTTAGTCCCTTCAGGGAATTGACGCAAGAAGAAAAGGAGTATTTACAGAACCTTGTGAATGAGGCCCTTGAGCAGTTCATTCAGGCGATACTGAAGTACAGGAGCAATAAGATTTCCGAGGAAAAGCTCAGGGAGATAGCAGACGGTAGGATATTTACGGGAAGGCAAGCTCTGGAACTGGGTCTTGTTGATGAGCTAGGTTCCCTTTACGACGCTATAGAAAAGGCTAAGGAGCTTTCCGGTTACAGGGATGCAAAACCCGTTTTCATTCAAGAGGAAAAGAGCTTGCTCAAGCGCTTGGTTGGAGCGGATCTGGAAGAGATTAAGATCATCAACGCCTACACTCCCCTCTTCTACCTTATGGATTACTGA
- the resB gene encoding cytochrome c biogenesis protein ResB yields the protein MKRVLEFLGGFGGLVFGFVFFVGMSILGLFHLEEHPPLYWAGFFASVFLFVLSFLLNLINWVKALIKDYKKHGSVLAFVYDFLASLKLAIFIMLVLGILSMLGSTYIKQNQSFEWYLDQFGYDVGIWIWKLWLNDVFHSWYYILFIVLLAVNLIFCSIKRLPRVWKQAFSKERILKLDEHAEKHLKPITVKIPDKDKVLKFLLKKGFKVFVEEEGNKLYVFAEKGRFSRLGVYITHIALLVIMAGALIDAIVGVRGSLIVAEGDTNDVMLVGAEQKPYKLPFAVHLIDFRIKTYAEENPNVDKRFAQAVSSYESDIEIINGGKVEAKGTVKVNEPFDFGRYRLFQATYGILDGTSGMGVIVVDRKKAHEDPEKAVIGTFEIKTGQVVEFKDMLISIDRVVLNVHDPNNRNELAPAVVLKVMLNRELYSVPVIYDPRLTALVFSQIPELKDFPYMFFMNGFEPLFFSGFEVSYHPGSVIIWIGSAILVLGMVVAFYTVHRKVWMRIEGDTAKVAFYSHKFKEEFKRSFLRELEELKRA from the coding sequence ATGAAGAGAGTGCTTGAATTTCTCGGAGGCTTCGGCGGTTTAGTTTTCGGATTTGTTTTCTTCGTTGGAATGTCCATTTTAGGACTTTTTCACCTCGAAGAACACCCTCCCCTTTACTGGGCGGGCTTTTTTGCTTCAGTTTTTCTCTTCGTACTTTCTTTCCTACTTAACCTGATAAACTGGGTAAAGGCTTTAATAAAGGATTATAAAAAGCACGGAAGTGTTCTTGCCTTCGTGTACGACTTCCTCGCTTCACTTAAGCTCGCAATATTCATAATGCTCGTTCTCGGAATTCTCTCCATGCTCGGTTCTACCTACATAAAACAGAACCAGTCCTTTGAGTGGTATCTGGATCAATTCGGGTACGACGTGGGTATATGGATATGGAAGCTCTGGCTCAACGACGTATTTCACTCCTGGTATTACATCCTCTTTATAGTTTTGCTCGCGGTAAACCTGATTTTCTGTTCCATAAAGAGACTTCCGAGAGTATGGAAGCAGGCTTTCAGTAAAGAAAGGATACTTAAACTGGACGAGCACGCGGAAAAGCACTTAAAGCCCATAACCGTAAAAATTCCCGACAAGGATAAGGTTTTGAAGTTTTTACTGAAAAAGGGATTTAAGGTTTTCGTTGAAGAGGAAGGAAATAAACTCTACGTGTTCGCAGAAAAGGGTAGGTTTTCAAGACTCGGCGTTTACATCACACACATAGCCCTCCTCGTTATAATGGCGGGAGCACTGATTGACGCGATAGTTGGTGTGAGGGGAAGCCTTATAGTTGCGGAAGGGGATACAAACGACGTAATGCTCGTGGGTGCGGAACAAAAGCCCTACAAACTGCCTTTTGCGGTTCACCTGATAGACTTCAGGATAAAGACTTATGCGGAAGAAAACCCGAACGTGGATAAACGTTTTGCTCAGGCGGTGAGCTCTTATGAGAGTGATATTGAAATCATAAACGGCGGGAAAGTTGAAGCAAAGGGAACCGTTAAGGTTAACGAGCCCTTTGACTTTGGAAGGTACAGACTATTTCAGGCGACTTACGGAATTCTTGACGGAACGAGCGGTATGGGCGTTATAGTCGTTGACAGAAAGAAGGCACACGAAGATCCCGAAAAGGCGGTAATAGGAACCTTTGAGATAAAAACGGGACAGGTTGTTGAGTTCAAAGACATGCTAATTTCCATAGACAGAGTTGTTCTCAACGTGCACGATCCCAACAACAGGAACGAACTCGCACCGGCGGTAGTTTTAAAGGTTATGCTAAACAGAGAACTTTACAGCGTTCCCGTTATATACGACCCTAGATTAACCGCTCTTGTATTCTCTCAAATACCAGAACTAAAAGACTTTCCCTACATGTTCTTCATGAACGGGTTTGAACCTCTATTCTTCTCAGGCTTTGAGGTTTCCTACCACCCTGGAAGTGTAATTATATGGATAGGCTCGGCTATACTGGTTCTCGGAATGGTGGTGGCCTTCTACACGGTTCACAGAAAGGTGTGGATGAGGATAGAGGGAGATACAGCAAAGGTAGCCTTTTACTCCCACAAGTTTAAAGAGGAATTTAAGAGGAGCTTTTTAAGGGAACTGGAGGAGTTAAAGAGAGCTTGA
- the hisC gene encoding histidinol-phosphate transaminase, with amino-acid sequence MIPQRIKELEAYKTEVTPASVRLSSNEFPYDFPEEIKQRALEELKKVPLNKYPDPEAKELKAVLADFFGVKEENLVLGNGSDELIYYLSIAIGELYIPVYIPVPTFPMYEISAKVLGRPLVKVQLDENFDIDLERSIELIEKEKPVLGYFAYPNNPTGNLFSRGKIEEIRNRGVFCVIDEAYYHYSGETFLEDALKREDTVVLRTLSKIGMASLRVGILIGKGEIVSEINKVRLPFNVTYPSQVMAKVLLTEGREFLMEKIQEVVKERERMYDEMKKIEGVEVFPSKANFLLFRTPYPAHEVYQELLKRDVLVRNVSYMEGLQKCLRVSVGKPEENNKFLEALEESIKSLSSSL; translated from the coding sequence ATGATACCCCAGAGGATTAAGGAACTTGAAGCTTACAAGACGGAGGTCACTCCCGCCTCCGTCAGGCTTTCCTCTAACGAATTCCCCTACGACTTTCCCGAGGAGATAAAACAAAGGGCCTTAGAAGAATTAAAAAAGGTTCCCTTGAACAAATACCCAGACCCCGAAGCGAAAGAGTTAAAAGCGGTTCTTGCGGATTTTTTCGGCGTTAAGGAAGAAAATTTAGTTCTCGGTAACGGTTCGGACGAACTCATATACTACCTCTCAATAGCTATAGGTGAACTTTACATACCCGTTTACATACCTGTTCCCACCTTTCCCATGTACGAGATAAGTGCGAAAGTTCTCGGAAGACCCCTCGTAAAGGTTCAACTGGACGAAAACTTTGATATAGACTTAGAAAGAAGTATTGAATTAATAGAGAAAGAAAAACCCGTTCTCGGGTACTTTGCTTACCCAAACAACCCCACGGGAAACCTCTTTTCCAGGGGAAAGATTGAGGAGATAAGAAACAGGGGTGTTTTCTGTGTAATAGACGAAGCCTACTATCATTACTCCGGAGAAACCTTTCTGGAAGACGCGCTCAAAAGGGAAGATACGGTAGTTTTGAGGACACTTTCAAAAATCGGTATGGCGAGTTTAAGGGTAGGGATTTTAATAGGGAAGGGGGAAATCGTCTCAGAAATTAACAAGGTGAGACTCCCCTTCAACGTGACCTACCCCTCTCAGGTGATGGCAAAAGTTCTCCTCACGGAGGGAAGAGAATTCCTAATGGAAAAGATACAGGAGGTTGTAAAAGAGCGAGAAAGGATGTACGACGAAATGAAGAAAATAGAAGGAGTTGAGGTTTTTCCGAGTAAGGCTAACTTCTTGCTTTTCAGAACGCCTTACCCCGCCCACGAGGTTTATCAGGAGCTACTGAAAAGGGATGTCCTCGTCAGGAACGTATCTTACATGGAAGGACTCCAAAAGTGCCTCAGGGTAAGCGTAGGGAAACCGGAAGAAAACAACAAGTTTCTGGAAGCACTGGAGGAGAGTATAAAATCCCTTTCAAGCTCTCTTTAA
- a CDS encoding toprim domain-containing protein codes for MTKEPRNLSEWIKELKKASREAVILVEGKNDKKALSKFSIKNVIDLSGKRYADVVDMLEGKWEKVILLFDLDTHGERINQKMKELLSSQGFLVDENFRNFLKKWNIIHIEEINGGKNS; via the coding sequence ATGACGAAAGAACCAAGAAACCTGAGTGAATGGATAAAGGAGTTAAAAAAAGCCTCCAGGGAAGCTGTGATCCTCGTTGAAGGGAAAAACGATAAAAAAGCTCTTTCAAAGTTCTCTATAAAGAACGTTATTGATTTGTCGGGAAAGAGGTACGCCGATGTTGTGGATATGCTGGAGGGAAAGTGGGAAAAGGTGATACTTCTGTTTGACCTTGATACTCACGGCGAAAGGATAAATCAAAAAATGAAGGAACTTTTAAGTTCACAGGGTTTTTTAGTTGACGAAAATTTTAGAAATTTTTTGAAGAAATGGAATATAATTCATATAGAGGAGATAAATGGAGGAAAAAACTCGTAA
- a CDS encoding phosphate-starvation-inducible PsiE family protein, producing the protein MKLLEKITSYEFICKMVDIYNKFVNFVAILMIPILMLTLLIAIAIIFYDLRLFVDYFLHGAVAEEYDKAFKLLVRNILNFFVLIELFKVFIDVLEFRRIRKRQIIEAGIVFVVREIILIVFEHRFTFWDLLGFGALLLALGLTYVLLEKSYMEYLKFEHREITKRERSERESLKEQRKGELKR; encoded by the coding sequence ATGAAACTCTTAGAAAAAATAACGAGTTACGAATTCATATGCAAAATGGTGGACATTTACAACAAGTTCGTTAACTTCGTTGCCATTCTAATGATTCCCATCCTAATGCTGACTCTGCTTATAGCTATCGCCATAATATTTTACGACCTCAGGCTATTTGTGGATTACTTCCTCCACGGAGCAGTGGCGGAGGAGTACGACAAAGCTTTTAAACTTCTCGTTAGAAATATCCTTAACTTCTTCGTTTTAATTGAACTCTTTAAGGTTTTCATAGACGTCCTTGAGTTCAGGAGGATAAGAAAGAGACAAATTATAGAGGCCGGTATAGTGTTCGTTGTCAGGGAGATAATTCTGATTGTTTTTGAGCACAGGTTTACCTTCTGGGATTTGCTCGGTTTCGGAGCCCTACTGCTCGCTCTAGGACTTACGTACGTTCTACTCGAAAAGAGTTACATGGAGTACTTGAAGTTTGAACACAGGGAAATCACGAAAAGGGAAAGGAGCGAAAGGGAAAGTCTAAAGGAACAGAGAAAGGGCGAACTGAAAAGATGA